A DNA window from Christiangramia salexigens contains the following coding sequences:
- the rnr gene encoding ribonuclease R: protein MKNKKKNTPKIKGDISRSIIDILRKNQDKTYNYKQIASVLGVNDASSRNQIIKKLAQLAAKKQIQEVDRGKFKIVGGKNYYTGVLDLTTKGYGYVMVEELADDVFIANKDLNSAFNGDTVEIYIYNRRRSKRSEGEITKILKRKRTEFVGTLQLKKEFGFVVIDGNSMYTDFFVSANKLNGAKDGDKVVVEFEEWPKKADSPFGRITRVLGTPGEHHTEIHSILAQYGLPHEFPEEIEEFANKIDTSINEKEIKKRRDMRDILTFTIDPKDAKDFDDALSFRKLENGNYEIGIHIADVSHYLQPGTLLDEEAYERATSVYLVDRVVPMLPEILSNNACSLRPNEEKLTFSAVFEIDDNANVKDQWFGRTVTYSDERFAYEEAQHIIETGSGTIPEEISIRNHSYSVKGALVEAVVTLNRLAKKMRSRRMRDGAISFDKVEVKFNLNEENNPVGVFFKTAKDANKLIEEFMLLANRKVAEFIGKQSPKKTFVYRCHDEPNDEKLASLQNIVGRFGHKLNLTDRNSTSSSLNKLLEDVQGRKEQNMVDTLAIRTMSKAYYGTENIGHYGLAFNYYTHFTSPIRRYPDVMVHRLLQYYLDKNDSASEEEYESKCHHSSEMENLATNAERDSIKYMQVKFMQDHEDEEFLGVISGVTEWGIFVEIVENKCEGMIRLRDMNNDHYEFNADEFAVIGKRTGQTYTLGDEVYVKVKNADLIKRHLDFTLLGNREEVEAN from the coding sequence ATGAAGAATAAGAAGAAGAATACCCCCAAAATAAAAGGAGATATCTCCAGAAGTATAATAGATATACTTCGCAAAAATCAAGATAAGACATACAATTATAAGCAGATAGCCTCCGTTCTAGGAGTGAATGATGCTAGCAGCCGGAACCAGATCATTAAAAAATTAGCACAACTTGCTGCAAAAAAACAAATCCAGGAAGTAGACCGGGGAAAATTTAAAATCGTAGGAGGTAAAAATTATTACACTGGCGTACTGGATCTTACTACAAAAGGTTACGGTTATGTTATGGTAGAAGAGCTGGCCGATGATGTATTTATTGCAAATAAAGATCTCAATTCTGCTTTTAATGGTGATACCGTGGAAATTTACATTTATAACCGCCGCAGAAGCAAAAGATCTGAAGGTGAAATCACCAAAATTTTAAAAAGAAAACGCACCGAATTTGTTGGAACTCTTCAACTTAAAAAAGAATTTGGTTTTGTAGTGATAGATGGAAATTCCATGTATACCGATTTCTTTGTTTCAGCTAATAAGCTTAACGGAGCAAAGGATGGAGATAAAGTTGTGGTAGAATTTGAAGAATGGCCTAAAAAGGCTGATTCTCCATTTGGACGAATTACCCGGGTACTTGGAACCCCTGGAGAACACCATACTGAAATACATTCCATTCTTGCACAATATGGCTTACCACACGAATTCCCTGAAGAAATTGAGGAATTTGCGAATAAGATAGATACCTCCATAAACGAAAAAGAGATAAAGAAGAGAAGGGATATGCGGGATATCCTTACGTTCACTATAGATCCAAAGGATGCCAAGGATTTTGATGATGCACTTAGTTTTCGAAAACTTGAAAATGGCAATTATGAGATAGGTATTCATATTGCAGATGTTTCACACTATTTACAGCCGGGAACTTTATTGGATGAAGAAGCTTATGAAAGGGCTACTTCTGTTTATCTGGTAGACCGTGTTGTGCCAATGTTACCCGAAATCCTTTCTAACAATGCCTGTTCTCTAAGGCCAAATGAAGAAAAATTAACTTTTTCAGCCGTATTTGAGATAGATGATAATGCGAATGTAAAAGACCAGTGGTTTGGTAGAACTGTGACCTATTCTGATGAGCGATTTGCTTATGAGGAAGCGCAGCATATCATTGAAACAGGATCTGGAACTATTCCTGAAGAGATCTCCATTAGAAATCATTCGTATTCAGTAAAAGGGGCCCTTGTAGAGGCAGTGGTAACCCTTAATCGTCTCGCGAAAAAAATGAGATCGAGAAGAATGCGGGATGGGGCGATCTCTTTTGATAAGGTAGAAGTAAAGTTCAATCTTAATGAAGAAAATAATCCGGTAGGCGTATTCTTTAAAACAGCTAAGGATGCCAATAAACTTATTGAAGAGTTTATGTTGCTGGCCAATAGAAAAGTGGCCGAATTTATTGGAAAGCAAAGTCCTAAGAAGACTTTCGTTTATCGTTGTCATGATGAACCGAATGATGAGAAACTCGCGTCTTTACAGAATATCGTTGGAAGATTTGGACATAAATTGAATCTTACCGACAGAAATAGTACCAGTTCTTCGCTTAACAAATTACTTGAAGATGTACAGGGAAGAAAGGAGCAAAATATGGTAGATACCCTTGCTATTAGAACAATGAGCAAGGCCTATTATGGAACCGAAAATATTGGGCATTATGGACTAGCCTTTAATTATTATACGCATTTTACTTCTCCAATTAGAAGATATCCCGATGTGATGGTGCATAGATTACTACAGTATTATCTGGATAAGAATGATTCTGCCAGTGAGGAAGAATATGAGAGCAAATGTCACCATAGCAGTGAAATGGAAAACCTGGCTACCAATGCCGAAAGGGATTCTATTAAATATATGCAGGTGAAGTTTATGCAGGATCATGAAGATGAGGAATTCCTTGGAGTTATATCTGGTGTAACCGAATGGGGAATCTTTGTTGAGATCGTAGAAAATAAATGTGAAGGGATGATCCGTTTACGTGATATGAACAATGATCATTACGAATTCAATGCCGATGAATTTGCGGTTATTGGAAAGCGAACGGGACAAACCTATACGCTGGGTGATGAGGTTTATGTAAAGGTCAAGAATGCAGATCTTATTAAAAGACATCTTGATTTTACACTTTTAGGTAATAGAGAAGAAGTAGAAGCAAATTAA
- a CDS encoding LysE family translocator, with product MLQDVLSGVPLGFFLAFLLGPVFFVLLETAAIKGFRAAIALDFGVILADVVFFAIAYLSTTKLLERIKDDPALFIFGGMILATYGIMSFIQTKKVIHTDDETPEIRKLGKSDYFGLFAKGFLLNFINIGVLGFWLGVIIVFGPKMNMETDRILVFFGTVLFTYLVIDIAKILLAKKLNRKLTPNRIYFMKKGISIFLIVFGAILIGQGAFPNQVEEIKDQIDEITPNDSLIGSVEDLLKLNKDK from the coding sequence ATGCTGCAGGACGTTTTATCGGGAGTGCCTCTAGGTTTTTTTCTGGCTTTTTTATTAGGGCCTGTATTTTTCGTATTACTGGAAACCGCGGCCATTAAAGGATTTAGAGCTGCAATTGCCCTGGATTTTGGAGTGATACTGGCAGATGTGGTATTCTTCGCGATCGCTTACTTAAGTACTACTAAACTCTTAGAAAGAATAAAAGACGATCCTGCTCTTTTCATTTTTGGTGGTATGATCCTCGCTACCTATGGGATCATGAGTTTTATACAGACTAAAAAGGTTATTCATACCGATGATGAAACACCTGAAATAAGAAAACTTGGAAAAAGTGATTATTTCGGACTCTTTGCGAAGGGTTTTCTGCTCAATTTTATAAATATTGGTGTTCTGGGCTTCTGGCTGGGAGTAATCATCGTATTCGGCCCTAAAATGAATATGGAGACCGATAGGATCCTTGTATTCTTTGGAACAGTGTTATTTACCTATTTAGTGATAGATATTGCAAAAATTCTTCTGGCCAAAAAACTGAATAGAAAACTTACCCCCAACAGAATCTACTTTATGAAAAAGGGTATTAGCATATTCCTTATTGTTTTTGGAGCTATTCTTATAGGTCAGGGCGCTTTTCCAAATCAGGTGGAAGAGATCAAGGACCAGATAGATGAGATCACTCCTAATGACTCTTTGATAGGTAGTGTAGAGGATCTTCTGAAATTAAACAAGGATAAATAA
- the folB gene encoding dihydroneopterin aldolase, with translation MGVIKLKNVRVFAYHGCLEEEGKIGSEYRVDLKVYADLSQSAKSDNLSDTVDYVHLNKIIKEEMAIRSKLLEHVAERILSRIMKELIMVQKAKAKVSKINPPIGGNVAMVTVSRTKSR, from the coding sequence GTGGGAGTTATAAAACTTAAAAATGTCAGGGTCTTCGCTTATCACGGCTGTCTGGAAGAAGAAGGAAAAATTGGAAGTGAATACCGTGTAGATCTAAAGGTATATGCCGATCTTTCTCAATCAGCAAAATCTGATAATTTAAGTGATACCGTAGATTATGTTCATTTAAACAAGATCATTAAGGAGGAAATGGCCATAAGATCCAAACTGCTTGAACATGTGGCAGAAAGGATTCTTAGCAGGATCATGAAGGAATTGATCATGGTTCAAAAAGCAAAAGCCAAAGTATCCAAGATAAATCCACCAATTGGTGGTAATGTGGCGATGGTTACGGTAAGCAGAACGAAATCCCGGTAG
- a CDS encoding glutamine--tRNA ligase/YqeY domain fusion protein gives MAEGKKSLNFIEQIIEEDLKNDYKREELKFRFPPEPNGYLHIGHASSICLNFGLGERYDAPVNLRFDDTNPTKEEQEYVDAIKRDVEWLGYKWAKECYASDYFQQLYDWAVEMIKNGDAYVDSQTSEEIAEQKGTPTQPGKESPYRNRPVEENLDLFEKMKNGETPERGHVLRAKIDMASPNMLMRDPVMYRCLHKHHHRTGDNWKIYPMYDWAHGQSDFIEHVSHSFCTLEFLPHRELYNWFIEKVSKEGDFDPKQREFARRNLSHTIVSKRKLLQLVEKGIVDSWDDPRMPTISGLRRRGYTPDSIKNFANSIGVGKRENMIDVSHLEFCIREDLNKIAPRVMGVLDPVKLIITNYPEGEEEWLEAENNPEDESAGSRQVPFSRELYIEQEDFKESANRKFFRLTLGKEVRLKNAYIIKGEDVVKDEEGNIKEIHCTYDPKSKSGSGTEESLRKVKGTLHWVSVKHAIKAEVRLYDRLFTEETPDGIKDREYLEFVNEESLKTVTGYLEPSLKDAKIQDKVQFQRIGYFCVDKDSTPEKPVFNRTVTLRDSWAKKKN, from the coding sequence ATGGCCGAAGGAAAAAAGTCGCTCAATTTTATTGAGCAAATTATAGAAGAAGATCTAAAGAACGATTACAAAAGGGAAGAACTAAAATTCAGGTTTCCACCAGAACCAAATGGTTATCTGCATATAGGGCATGCTTCCTCAATCTGTTTGAACTTTGGGCTTGGTGAGCGCTATGATGCCCCTGTAAACCTGAGGTTTGACGATACTAATCCAACCAAAGAAGAGCAGGAATATGTTGATGCTATAAAGAGAGATGTAGAATGGCTGGGTTATAAGTGGGCTAAGGAGTGTTATGCTTCAGACTATTTTCAGCAGCTATACGACTGGGCAGTAGAAATGATCAAGAATGGTGATGCTTATGTGGATAGTCAGACTTCTGAAGAAATCGCTGAGCAGAAAGGTACGCCTACGCAGCCAGGAAAAGAAAGTCCTTACCGCAATAGACCTGTAGAAGAGAATCTTGATCTTTTTGAAAAGATGAAAAATGGTGAGACACCAGAAAGAGGACACGTTTTACGTGCTAAAATAGATATGGCTTCACCTAATATGCTAATGAGAGATCCTGTGATGTACAGATGTCTTCATAAACATCACCACCGTACAGGCGATAATTGGAAAATTTATCCAATGTATGACTGGGCACATGGACAGAGTGATTTTATAGAGCATGTTTCACATTCCTTCTGTACCTTGGAATTCCTTCCACACCGTGAACTTTATAACTGGTTTATAGAGAAGGTGAGCAAAGAGGGTGATTTTGATCCTAAGCAAAGAGAATTTGCCAGAAGAAACCTTAGTCATACCATTGTTAGCAAAAGAAAATTGCTTCAATTAGTAGAGAAAGGTATCGTGGATTCATGGGATGACCCAAGAATGCCTACCATTTCCGGTCTAAGAAGGAGAGGTTATACCCCAGATTCTATCAAGAATTTTGCTAATTCAATTGGGGTTGGTAAGCGTGAGAATATGATAGATGTTTCCCATCTTGAATTCTGTATTCGTGAGGACCTAAATAAAATTGCACCTCGTGTTATGGGTGTACTAGATCCTGTAAAACTTATCATTACAAATTATCCTGAAGGCGAAGAGGAATGGCTCGAAGCTGAAAATAATCCAGAAGATGAATCTGCAGGGTCAAGACAGGTTCCTTTTTCTAGAGAGTTATACATAGAACAGGAAGATTTTAAAGAAAGTGCAAACCGTAAATTTTTCAGACTTACTTTAGGTAAGGAGGTTAGGTTGAAGAACGCCTATATAATCAAAGGTGAGGATGTTGTAAAGGATGAAGAAGGTAATATCAAAGAAATTCATTGTACCTACGATCCAAAGAGTAAGAGTGGAAGTGGTACAGAGGAATCTTTAAGAAAGGTAAAAGGTACTTTGCATTGGGTTTCTGTAAAACATGCTATCAAGGCTGAAGTAAGGCTTTATGACAGGTTGTTTACCGAAGAAACTCCAGATGGGATTAAAGACAGAGAATATCTGGAATTCGTTAATGAAGAATCTTTAAAAACGGTTACCGGATATCTGGAACCAAGCCTTAAGGATGCTAAAATTCAGGATAAAGTGCAATTTCAGCGTATAGGTTACTTTTGTGTAGACAAAGATTCCACTCCGGAAAAGCCTGTATTCAATAGAACGGTGACACTGCGTGATTCCTGGGCTAAGAAGAAAAATTAA
- a CDS encoding YtxH domain-containing protein: MANTGNTLLALITGAAIGAGVGLLYAPDSGDKTRKKLKKDAQQAQDRFNKRYHETSSNLSEKAKQARMDFEERLEETLSSASHKADDILSAMESKLEELRKQNAKLQKDKPGKSGKTPDKAVV; this comes from the coding sequence ATGGCAAATACAGGAAATACTTTATTAGCATTAATCACTGGTGCAGCAATTGGTGCAGGAGTTGGTCTACTTTATGCTCCGGATAGTGGAGACAAGACGCGTAAAAAACTAAAGAAAGACGCTCAACAGGCTCAGGATAGATTTAATAAGCGTTACCACGAAACCAGTTCTAACCTTAGTGAAAAAGCTAAACAGGCAAGAATGGATTTCGAAGAAAGATTAGAGGAAACTTTATCTTCAGCAAGTCATAAGGCAGACGATATTCTATCTGCAATGGAATCGAAACTTGAGGAATTAAGAAAACAAAACGCTAAATTGCAAAAAGATAAACCAGGTAAATCGGGAAAAACTCCAGATAAAGCCGTAGTATAA
- a CDS encoding phage holin family protein, which translates to MAFEKLSHSIHELNSNIQAYMHSNAEYYKLKAFKQGMKGATSLVRFLILGFLLSTAGILLSFALAIVISEAIGVPSAGYFIVGGFYLLVFILIFIFGKEPIEKLLLRKFSNVVFNENDD; encoded by the coding sequence ATGGCATTTGAAAAACTATCTCACAGTATTCATGAATTAAATAGTAATATTCAGGCTTACATGCACAGTAATGCCGAATATTATAAATTAAAGGCCTTTAAGCAGGGCATGAAGGGAGCTACATCTCTGGTGCGCTTTCTTATCCTTGGGTTCTTACTGAGTACTGCCGGAATTTTACTTTCTTTTGCCCTGGCTATAGTGATTAGTGAAGCAATTGGTGTTCCAAGTGCCGGCTACTTTATTGTAGGTGGTTTCTATTTATTGGTATTTATACTAATTTTTATATTTGGTAAGGAACCTATTGAAAAACTACTGCTTAGGAAATTCTCTAATGTAGTGTTTAACGAAAACGACGATTAA
- a CDS encoding DUF6327 family protein — MRTYSSFEEIDKDLKILKLQTEIDMEEIKLSIDQTKESLSPVSILGNTIGSIIQKAIVLKAVSKIFGLKRTVTSTRKK; from the coding sequence ATGAGAACCTATTCATCTTTTGAGGAAATCGATAAAGATCTGAAAATTCTTAAGCTTCAGACCGAAATCGATATGGAAGAGATTAAACTGAGCATAGACCAGACTAAAGAAAGTCTGTCTCCGGTTTCAATACTTGGAAACACGATAGGATCTATTATTCAAAAAGCTATTGTTTTAAAAGCCGTATCCAAGATCTTTGGACTAAAAAGAACGGTGACATCAACCAGAAAGAAATAA
- a CDS encoding SPFH domain-containing protein — MLNLVLLPVLGIFLLLIIFSGIFIVKQQTSAIIERFGKFTSIRSSGLQLKVPLIDQVAGRINLKVQQLDVLVETKTKDNVFVKLKISVQFQVIKNNVYDAFYKLESPHDQITSYVFDVVRAEVPKMKLDDVFERKDDIAIAVNRELNEAMEDYGYDIIKTLVTDIDPDVQVKSAMNRINAAEREKVAAEYDAEADRIRIVAKARAEAESKRLQGQGIADQRREIARGLEESVDVLNNVGINSQEASALIVVTQHYDTLQAIGEETNSNLILLPNSPQAGSDMLNNMVASFTASNQIGEAMKEYNRKQASEKKKNGSDDDINE, encoded by the coding sequence ATGCTTAATTTAGTACTCCTACCGGTTCTTGGAATATTCTTACTGCTTATCATCTTTTCCGGAATCTTTATTGTAAAACAGCAAACCTCAGCGATCATAGAACGTTTTGGAAAATTTACCAGTATAAGAAGTTCCGGCCTGCAGCTTAAAGTTCCTTTAATAGATCAGGTCGCTGGGAGAATAAATTTAAAAGTACAGCAGTTAGATGTGTTGGTGGAAACCAAGACCAAGGATAATGTATTCGTAAAACTTAAAATATCGGTTCAATTTCAGGTGATCAAAAATAATGTCTACGATGCCTTCTATAAGCTCGAAAGCCCACACGACCAGATTACATCCTATGTTTTTGACGTAGTGCGCGCAGAGGTACCTAAAATGAAGCTAGATGATGTGTTTGAGCGTAAGGATGATATAGCTATAGCTGTTAATCGTGAATTAAATGAAGCTATGGAAGATTATGGATATGATATCATTAAAACCCTGGTTACCGATATAGATCCCGATGTTCAGGTTAAATCGGCGATGAACAGAATCAATGCTGCAGAACGCGAAAAGGTAGCTGCTGAATATGATGCAGAAGCAGATAGAATTCGCATTGTTGCCAAAGCCAGAGCCGAAGCAGAAAGCAAAAGACTACAGGGACAAGGGATTGCAGATCAGAGACGTGAAATAGCCCGTGGTTTGGAGGAAAGCGTTGATGTTCTTAATAATGTGGGTATAAATTCCCAGGAGGCTTCGGCATTGATCGTGGTAACCCAACATTATGACACTTTACAGGCTATTGGCGAGGAAACCAACAGTAACCTGATCCTCTTACCTAATTCACCACAGGCTGGAAGTGATATGCTTAATAACATGGTCGCTTCCTTCACCGCATCCAATCAAATTGGAGAAGCAATGAAAGAATATAACCGTAAGCAAGCCTCAGAAAAGAAAAAGAATGGATCAGATGATGATATAAACGAATAA
- the gltX gene encoding glutamate--tRNA ligase, translating to MSSKVRVRFAPSPTGPLHIGGVRTALYNYLFAKKHDGDFVLRIEDTDQNRYVEGAEDYIKEALNWCGIPYDEGPGKEKGFGPYRQSERKDSYREYAEKLIASGNAYYAFDTSDELDAHRKDHEEKGKTFIYNWHNRLKLKNSLSLSVSEVQEKLDAGEDYVIRFKSPENEILQLNDIIRGKMEIDTNILDDKVLFKSDGMPTYHLANIVDDHLMEISHVIRGEEWLPSLALHYMLYRAFGWEAPQFAHLPLILKPQGKGKLSKRDGEKMGFPVFPLEWKDPKSGEVAAGYREDGYFPGAVVNMLAFLGWNPGTEQEFFELEELVKAFELERVHKGGAKFDPEKTKWFQQHYIQIADNDLLTDKFENELNKKEISAPRDYIANVVDLIKERVVFVEDFWDQGSFFFVSPTSFDPKDSKKAWKEGTGSLMTELVGVLESQDDFTSENIQAEVKNWIKSKEIGFGKVMMPLRLALVGALQGPDLYKIAEFIGKEETINRIKKAVNTLD from the coding sequence ATGTCTTCTAAAGTAAGAGTTAGATTTGCTCCAAGCCCTACTGGTCCTTTACATATTGGAGGAGTAAGAACGGCTTTATACAACTATTTATTTGCAAAAAAACATGATGGTGATTTCGTACTTCGTATAGAAGATACAGACCAGAATCGTTATGTGGAAGGTGCCGAAGATTATATTAAAGAGGCATTGAACTGGTGTGGAATCCCATATGATGAAGGCCCGGGAAAGGAAAAGGGATTTGGTCCATATCGCCAAAGCGAAAGAAAAGATAGTTATCGTGAATATGCCGAGAAGTTAATTGCCTCTGGCAATGCTTACTATGCATTTGACACATCAGACGAACTTGATGCACATAGAAAGGATCACGAAGAAAAAGGAAAAACCTTTATATATAATTGGCACAACAGACTTAAACTAAAAAATTCTCTTTCTCTTTCTGTAAGTGAGGTTCAGGAAAAATTGGATGCAGGAGAAGATTATGTCATCCGTTTTAAATCCCCGGAAAATGAAATTCTGCAGTTAAACGATATTATTCGAGGGAAAATGGAAATAGATACCAATATCCTGGATGATAAAGTTCTGTTTAAAAGTGATGGGATGCCAACTTATCACCTGGCTAATATTGTAGATGACCACCTGATGGAAATAAGTCATGTAATTCGTGGAGAAGAATGGTTACCATCTCTGGCATTGCATTATATGTTGTACAGAGCCTTTGGATGGGAAGCTCCTCAATTTGCCCACCTTCCGTTGATCCTTAAACCACAGGGAAAAGGAAAGTTAAGCAAAAGAGATGGTGAAAAAATGGGATTCCCTGTGTTCCCTCTGGAATGGAAAGATCCAAAATCTGGAGAAGTTGCTGCAGGTTACAGAGAAGATGGATATTTCCCGGGAGCGGTTGTTAACATGCTTGCATTTTTAGGATGGAATCCAGGAACCGAACAGGAATTCTTCGAACTGGAAGAATTGGTAAAAGCATTTGAACTGGAAAGAGTTCATAAGGGCGGTGCCAAATTTGATCCCGAAAAGACCAAATGGTTCCAGCAGCATTATATTCAAATTGCAGATAATGATCTTCTTACCGATAAATTTGAAAATGAACTCAACAAAAAAGAGATCAGCGCACCTAGAGATTATATCGCAAATGTGGTAGATCTTATTAAGGAGCGTGTTGTTTTTGTAGAAGATTTCTGGGATCAGGGATCTTTCTTCTTTGTCTCCCCTACTTCATTTGATCCTAAAGATTCCAAAAAAGCATGGAAAGAAGGTACAGGAAGTTTGATGACAGAGTTAGTGGGAGTTCTGGAATCTCAGGATGATTTCACTTCAGAAAATATACAGGCAGAGGTTAAGAACTGGATCAAGAGCAAAGAAATAGGTTTTGGAAAAGTAATGATGCCATTAAGACTTGCTTTAGTTGGCGCCTTACAGGGACCAGATCTGTATAAGATCGCGGAATTTATTGGAAAAGAAGAAACCATAAACCGTATTAAAAAAGCAGTGAACACGCTGGATTAA
- the ybeY gene encoding rRNA maturation RNase YbeY: protein MEKGTINFFSENDFELANHEAFTKWIEIVIESENKYQGDINFIFCDDEYLLDINRQYLDHDTYTDIISFDNGVGNTLHGDIFISTERVKENSEEFNVNFETELKRVMIHGVLHFCGFKDKTEREKEIMRRKEEEKIELFHVEQ from the coding sequence TTGGAAAAGGGAACGATTAATTTTTTCAGTGAGAATGATTTCGAACTTGCGAACCATGAAGCGTTTACTAAGTGGATCGAAATTGTCATAGAATCAGAGAATAAATATCAGGGTGATATAAATTTTATTTTCTGTGATGATGAATACCTACTGGATATTAATCGGCAATACCTGGACCATGATACCTATACCGATATTATCAGTTTTGATAACGGCGTTGGTAATACCCTGCACGGAGACATCTTTATAAGTACCGAAAGAGTTAAGGAAAACTCAGAAGAATTTAATGTGAATTTTGAAACTGAACTTAAAAGGGTCATGATTCATGGCGTTCTTCATTTTTGTGGTTTTAAGGATAAAACTGAAAGGGAGAAAGAGATTATGCGACGCAAAGAAGAAGAAAAAATAGAATTGTTCCACGTGGAACAATAG
- the mnmG gene encoding tRNA uridine-5-carboxymethylaminomethyl(34) synthesis enzyme MnmG, protein MFEKQYDVIVVGAGHAGSEAAAAAANMGSKTLLITMNLQNIAQMSCNPAMGGIAKGQIVREIDAMGGYSGIVSDTSAIQFKMLNKSKGPAMWSPRVQSDRMRFAEDWRIKLEQTPNLDFYQEMVAGLIIKNEKIVGVRTSLGLEIFAKTVVCTNGTFLNGLIHIGDKQFGGGRAGERAATGITKDLIDVGFESGRMKTGTPPRVDGRSLDYSKMTEQPGDDIPGKFSYSDETRPLTKQRSCHMTYTSNEVHEILKEGFDRSPMFNGRIRSIGPRYCPSIEDKINRFADKDRHQLFVEPEGWNTVEVYVNGFSTSLPEDVQFKALKSVAGFENVKFFRPGYAIEYDYFPPTQLKHTLETKLVEGLYFAGQINGTTGYEEAACQGMMAGINAALKVQEQDEFILKRNEAYIGVLIDDLITKGTEEPYRMFTSRAEYRTLLRQDNADFRLTEKSYNIGLASEDRMRKMEEKKEKSLKFVNFLKDLSVAPEEANPVLEKKKSSPMKQSDKVFKVFSRPQITMEDVKNFSGVEEFIAEHDLNEEMIEQTEIQVKYSGYIQKEKNNADKLNRLEDIRIPKNFDYSKIKSMSFEAREKLNKIQPTSVSQASRISGVSPNDISVLLVYMGR, encoded by the coding sequence ATGTTCGAAAAGCAGTATGATGTTATTGTAGTGGGCGCTGGGCATGCCGGAAGTGAAGCTGCGGCAGCCGCAGCTAATATGGGTAGTAAAACCCTGCTTATAACCATGAATCTTCAAAATATCGCTCAAATGAGCTGTAATCCGGCTATGGGTGGTATTGCTAAAGGCCAGATCGTTCGGGAAATCGATGCGATGGGAGGTTATAGTGGAATTGTAAGTGATACCAGTGCAATTCAGTTTAAAATGCTGAACAAATCCAAAGGTCCTGCAATGTGGAGTCCAAGAGTTCAGAGTGACCGAATGAGGTTTGCTGAAGACTGGAGAATAAAACTGGAGCAAACTCCAAATCTTGATTTTTATCAGGAAATGGTTGCCGGACTAATTATTAAAAATGAAAAGATTGTTGGTGTACGAACCAGTCTTGGTTTGGAAATTTTTGCCAAAACCGTGGTCTGTACCAATGGTACCTTTTTAAATGGATTGATCCATATTGGAGATAAACAATTTGGGGGAGGTAGAGCAGGAGAAAGAGCTGCAACCGGAATTACAAAAGATCTTATAGATGTAGGTTTTGAATCTGGCCGAATGAAAACAGGAACTCCACCAAGAGTTGATGGGCGTTCTTTAGATTACTCCAAAATGACTGAACAACCAGGGGATGATATTCCTGGGAAATTTTCATATTCCGATGAGACTCGTCCGTTAACCAAACAACGTTCTTGTCATATGACCTATACCTCAAATGAGGTTCATGAGATCTTAAAAGAAGGTTTTGACAGGTCACCAATGTTTAATGGTAGGATTAGAAGTATTGGTCCTCGTTATTGCCCATCAATTGAAGATAAGATCAACAGGTTTGCCGATAAAGATCGGCACCAGTTATTTGTTGAACCGGAGGGATGGAATACTGTTGAAGTTTATGTAAATGGATTCTCAACTTCTCTTCCGGAAGATGTGCAATTTAAAGCATTAAAATCTGTAGCCGGTTTTGAAAACGTGAAATTTTTCCGTCCTGGTTATGCTATTGAGTATGACTATTTTCCGCCTACGCAGTTGAAGCATACTTTGGAGACCAAATTGGTCGAAGGTTTATATTTCGCAGGGCAGATAAACGGAACAACCGGTTATGAAGAAGCAGCTTGTCAGGGAATGATGGCAGGTATAAATGCTGCCCTAAAAGTACAGGAGCAGGATGAGTTTATCCTTAAACGTAATGAAGCTTATATAGGTGTTCTTATAGATGATCTTATTACAAAGGGAACTGAAGAGCCATATAGGATGTTTACTTCGCGTGCTGAATACAGAACTTTATTAAGACAGGATAATGCCGATTTCAGGTTAACCGAAAAGTCTTATAATATAGGTTTGGCTTCCGAAGACAGGATGAGAAAGATGGAAGAGAAAAAGGAGAAGTCTCTGAAATTTGTCAATTTTCTTAAAGATCTCAGCGTTGCGCCAGAGGAAGCAAACCCGGTTCTTGAAAAGAAGAAATCTTCTCCAATGAAGCAAAGCGATAAGGTTTTTAAGGTTTTTTCCAGGCCGCAGATCACCATGGAAGATGTAAAGAACTTTAGCGGGGTAGAGGAATTTATTGCTGAACATGATCTTAATGAAGAGATGATTGAGCAAACTGAAATCCAGGTGAAATATTCCGGTTATATTCAAAAGGAAAAAAATAATGCCGATAAATTAAACCGACTTGAGGATATCAGGATTCCGAAAAACTTCGATTATTCTAAGATCAAATCCATGTCTTTTGAAGCTCGTGAGAAGTTGAATAAAATTCAACCAACAAGTGTTTCTCAGGCATCACGAATTAGCGGCGTGAGTCCAAATGATATTTCCGTTTTACTGGTTTATATGGGTAGATAA